Below is a window of Impatiens glandulifera chromosome 2, dImpGla2.1, whole genome shotgun sequence DNA.
TATAACTTTTGATACATTGAATCGATTTggttaaatagtttattttgattaGTTTGTCCAACCTATTAGATggtataaatcaaaataataaaataacttatggAATTGAAGAATTTAGAGGTTTATTTATGGATATTCTCTTAATATCTTAGTCATATACTTGttgtttttcttaaaatatgCCCTTTAATTTTAAGGGAACACATAcctttaaatgaatttataactaatcaaattaatacaatttttcattgtaaatttgtaattaagGATCATTGGAGCACTTATATAGTTGAAAGCGACTTTAAATTCATAGCAACAAATGGTCTAAATGCGGTTAGGATTCCGGTCGGGTGGTGGATTGCGAGCGACCCGACTCCTCCTCTGCCCTATGTTGGGGGTTCTTTGAAAGCCTTGGACAATGCTTTTGTGTGGGCAGAGTATGTAcattattcaattcattataaaaaacatatattctCCTTTTTATATTAAGCATAAATTAATTCTCAATCAATAATAATGTTGCAGAAAGTATGGGCTTAAGGTTATTATTGACCTACATGCTGCACCAGGGTCTCAAAATGGCTTTGAACATAGCTCATCAAGGGACGGTTCTATCGAGTGGGGATCAACTCGGGAAAATATTCAACAAACGGTTGATGTCATAGAAAAATTGACTGCCAGGTTCGTTTTTTTTACTTTGTCGAACTCAACCAAGTCTCTTTGTCGtcgatttataataatatatgttcgTTTTTAGGTATGCCAAGAGTAGTAGTCTTTATGCGGTTGAGCTAATTAACGAGCCACGTGCTCCGGAAGTATCATTGGACGCTTTGAAAGAGTACTACGCATCCGGTTATGGTGTCGTGCGTAAGCACTCATCCACGGCCTATGTTATCATGTCGAATAGATTAGGCCCATCGGATCCTCAAGAACTTTTTGATCTTGCAAGCGGCTTAAAAGGATCGGTTATTGATGTTCATTATTACAATCTCTTTGAAGACAAGTTTAAAGGTCTAACCGTTGAGCAAAATATCGAGTTCGTACAAAATAATCGGTCTCAAGATGTGAATCGGTTGACAACATCAAATGGGCCTCTCATTTTTATCGGTATGAACAACCCAACCCATTAATAGTTTTGTCTTAAAATGTTTGGGCTTGGGCTTTGAATAGTTTGTTGTATTGTAGGAGAATGGGTGGCTGAATGGGAAGTGAAAAATGCCAGCAAGGAAGAATACCAAAGGTTTGCCAAGGCCCAAATGGCTGTGTACGGAAGGGCTTCGTTTGGATGGGCTTACTGGACTTTGAAGAATGTAAATAATCATTGGAGCATGCAATGGATGATCCAAAATGGATACATCACCATCTAGTTTGGGATGAATTTGATATACATTTAAAGTCGAGATCTTGACTCAATCTCAATGTAACTCATACAAtcttattattctaaataaatataacattctggttttgaataaacaaattaatcaaaacttttaaaaataaaaataaaaaatttgtcaaaaatggAATTTGAACTCATGCCCTTTCGGACTAGTACCTAGTCCTTAAAACTGGCGCCTTAGACCAACTCGGCCATCTTGACTTTTGATAAGCcttgttaatttgttaaatcatacatattaattattttgtatattttaatcaCAAGtcttgataaaatatttttttcataatataatcGTATAAACAAtcaacatatttaaattatttctaaaaattcatgaaaaaaataaattatgaatacaAATTGACGAATCAAAACCTTCAAAATGAATGTATGTGAACCCAAAAACAAAATTGCACCTCATGTTGTTTTGTTtggaaaatatcaaatttaattaaatgaagTTGAGtttgaaattaaggtatattataattttttttaattatatatttgaccAATTTTGTTCAAACTTAAAACAAGTTCTCTATTCGAATGATTCAAAGTCAAACAAAGCATGTTGATCtctatttacaaatatttataatatatattttataaaatcaaaataagacatttttgtcaattctttttcaaaaaaacccaaTCAACATCTTTCTCTAACTTTACCAAAAGAAGAAATAGAGAAGATGACTTAAAACCAAAAGAAGAATCCAAACTTAATTTGACGGATGAATCTTCTTCAACATCCTCTCCAAGAAATTACTAGTACCcatcttcttaatttttctaatattcATCATTGATTTCTCGATATCATCATCTCGATTATTATAAGTATCTGTTAAAATGAAATGGGTTTGATTGATGTTAATAtctaataatgaattaaattcaTCAGCAATCTTCATCCTTTGATCTTCTCTTGATGTAGTTTTTTCATTACGTAAACGATGATCGACTTGAATAGGATATAATAAAGTtgggatttttattgttgttgttgactGTTGTTAATAATGGATGGACGCATTGGATTTGCTTATAGCTTCTTCTTAATGCAATCAATGCTTAGCCATTATTATTGACccacaaacatataaataaataagtattatttcatttcattatttatttgttgcTAATTCGTTAAATGTTGGTTATTTTTAACTAAGGATGTTTTTAGTgtataaaaagaaatagaaagaaaaatagtGTTATTTTCGTGAAGctgaaatcatttaaattttaccAAATAACTAAATAGTGGAGCTAAAAAATCAGAAATTACTCAGAAACGTTCTTAAAACCACTCACTACACtacaaactaaaattgaaatactaaaaataaagaaaataacaatagATTTAAGCAAACTTTAACACTCCTCCTTGCTTGAGTTACTGTAAATGTCAAGTTTCTCCCTTAGGAACTCGAACTTGTTCCTCGGTAAGGCCTTGGTGAACATGTATGCTAACTGAAGTTCAATCTTGCAGTACTTCAGCTTAACATACCCTCTTTTTGCACTTCCTTAAAAAAGAACAACTTAATCTTGAAATGTTTGGAATTTCCATGAAAAACAGGATTGTTCGAGATAGAAATTACAGCTTGATTGTCAACAAACACCTTTGTACAATTTTTTTGTCCCAGGCTCAGATCAATTAGCATTTTCCTCGGCCATAAAGCTTGATTTAGAGCAGTAGTAGGCAGTAGCAGCAATGAACTCTACTTCTGATGTGGATTGTGCAATTATCTCATGATTCTTACAGCACAATGAGAACACTCCTGaaccaaaactaaaataatagcCCGAAGTACTTATCATATCATCAATAGATCCAGCTCAATCACTGTCTGAATATCCCTGCAAAGAACACTTCAGACCTGTACTAAACATAATGCCAAAGTCCGATGTTCTCCTAACATATATAAGGACCCCCTTAGCTGCTCTAAGATGAGTTTCAGTTGCACATTTAGTAAATCTTGACAAAAGACTTATATCATGTAATATATCAGGTCTGGTTGATGTCAAGTAAATGAGACAACCAACCAACCTTCTATAGAGATCCTCATCAAATTTATCAGCTTCATCATTCTTGCTCAACTTCTCCTTCAGACACATAGGAGTAGCCATACTTTTGCAATCCtccattttaaactttttaagaTCTAATTGGCATACTTTTCTGGTAAATTAAGAACTCATCAATTTTCTGCATGATTTCCATTCCAACGAAATAAGTCATCTCTCTTAAATATGTCATCTCAAAAGAACTTTGCATATTCTTTTTAAACTCTTCAACAAGGTTAACATTGCTTCATGTTACTAACaggtcatcaacatataaaaagatgacaacaaaattaatttcatcACCTTTGACATAAAGAGTTGATTCATTTAAGCTTATTTTGAAGCTCAATTCCATCAAATGTTTATCAATTATATTGTACCAGGCTTGTTTAAGTCCATACAAGGTTTTCTTGAGTAAGTAGACTTCATCTTAatgcaatttatttatttttatttttttagaacgttgtgttccgctgctcctatggagtgcgactaatcctgCGGGTTAAGCACATAACCCACAAATACACTTGaccatttaaccaggcgcagaacttgtcgcctgacgggctcgaactcaGGACCTCATGGTGGCCTgagggatatccacctcttgttgccgctaggctagaagaggggattcTTAATACAATTTCACAACAAACCCTTCGGGTTTCTCAACATAAATCTCCTTTCAAGGACTCCATTTAGAAATGCATATTTAACATCTAACTGATGCACTT
It encodes the following:
- the LOC124927381 gene encoding probable glucan 1,3-beta-glucosidase A gives rise to the protein MGTLNSSVAGVFTGGVFIYIITLCILISSEAHGLEIRAVNLGGWLVTEGWIKPSLFDSIPNKDFLDGTGLQFKSVTVGKFLSAENGGGDIIVANRPSASGWETFSLWRINETTFQFRVFGKQFVGLKGTGNGSELVTTAVVPGRLETFEIVRKSDDLNRVKIKANNGMFLQAKTEDKVTADFRGTGSWGDDDPSVFVVTRTGGPQGEFQITNGYGPDKAPKIMNDHWSTYIVESDFKFIATNGLNAVRIPVGWWIASDPTPPLPYVGGSLKALDNAFVWAEKYGLKVIIDLHAAPGSQNGFEHSSSRDGSIEWGSTRENIQQTVDVIEKLTARYAKSSSLYAVELINEPRAPEVSLDALKEYYASGYGVVRKHSSTAYVIMSNRLGPSDPQELFDLASGLKGSVIDVHYYNLFEDKFKGLTVEQNIEFVQNNRSQDVNRLTTSNGPLIFIGEWVAEWEVKNASKEEYQRFAKAQMAVYGRASFGWAYWTLKNVNNHWSMQWMIQNGYITI